A single region of the Brassica rapa cultivar Chiifu-401-42 chromosome A03, CAAS_Brap_v3.01, whole genome shotgun sequence genome encodes:
- the LOC103858242 gene encoding proline-rich protein 12 has product MGDNGGGSHFDAIKNTVRKKRSLIPRRPRTEGFSLFTPPHHFSSDDIPAFDTNPRRKEFSLSHCISRADSQTGNNDSLQREATDLGERKRMKLKIGGVSRLAHANGSPRKSSKPVNATTTNHLEESSADCNSPLDKKADLEKDESMTGRRKQGEPGGSVRKSKRALKKQVSDSDDDNDGELRFLETLKVKPPGVTIGGNSASEKASDDIDAEELDPVPDGIEIGNEIKRESTMTSRQRALASASGKSTPVEFQDGLPPTSRRKRENLSEMEQQVKKAEAAQRRKVQVEKAARESEAEAIRKILGQDSSRKKREDKIKKRLDEIAQEKAAHEERVSTSYIRTIMGPNGTTVSFPIDKVPSLFDPKPSGYPPPRENCAGPSCTNPYRYRDSKTKVPLCSLQCYKAVQQQQQQQTSEPATDPTPPPEQTPEPATDPTPPPEQTSEPATDPTPPPE; this is encoded by the exons ATGGGCGATAATGGTGGTGGTTCTCATTTTGATGCTATCAAGAATACCGTGAGGAAGAAACGCAGCCTTATTCCTCGTCGTCCTCGCACTGAAGGATTCAGTCTTTTCACACCTCCACATCACTTCTCGAGTGATGATATACCCGCATTTGATACTAACCCTAGAAGGAAAGAGTTTAGTCTTAGCCATTGTATATCCAGGGCtgattcccaaacaggaaacaaTGATTCTCTGCAGAGAGAGGCAACTGATTTGGGTGAAAGGAAGAGAATGAAGCTTAAGATTGGTGGTGTGAGTCGTCTGGCTCATGCTAATGGTTCACCTCGAAAGTCTTCCAAACCGGTGAATGCTACTACTACCAACCATTTGGAG GAAAGTTCAGCAGATTGTAACTCCCCTCTAGACAAGAAGGCTGATCTTGAGAAAGACGAATCCATGACAGGGAGGAGAAAACAAGGGGAACCAGGTGGCTCGGTTCGCAAGAGCAAACGAGCCCTTAAGAAGCAGGTTTCTGATAGCGATGATGACAATGATGGTGAGCTCCGATTTTTGGAAACGCTCAAGGTTAAGCCACCTGGGGTTACAATTGGGGGAAATTCTGCATCTGAAAAGGCTTCTGATGACATAGATGCGGAGGAACTTGATCCAGTGCCTGATGGAATAGAGATTGGCAACGAGATTAAGAGGGAATCGACTATGACTAGTCGCCAGCGAGCCCTTGCTTCTGCATCTGGCAAATCAACCCCAGTTGAATTTCAAGATGGATTACCTCCTACATCGAGAA GGAAAAGAGAGAATCTTTCAGAGATGGAGCAGCAAGTGAAGAAGGCTGAAGCTGCTCAAAGGCGAAAAGTGCAGGTTGAGAAGGCTGCAAGGGAGTCTGAG GCAGAGGCGATCAGAAAAATTCTAGGCCAAGATTCGAGCAGGAAGAAGCGTGAAGACAAGATTAAAAAGCGACTTGATGAAATTGCTCAG GAGAAAGCTGCGCATGAGGAAAGGGTCTCTACAAGCTACATCAGAACAATAATGGGTCCTAATGGAACCACTGTTTCATTTCCAATTGACAAAGTGCCTAGCCTGTTCGATCCTAAACCATCCGG TTATCCTCCACCGCGAGAAAACTGCGCGGGTCCATCGTGCACCAATCCGTACAGGTATCGGGATTCAAAGACTAAGGTTCCTCTGTGCAGCCTCCAATGCTACAAGGCGgttcagcagcagcagcagcagcagaccTCTGAACCAGCAACCGACCCCACCCCACCACCGGAGCAGACCCCTGAACCAGCAACCGACCCCACCCCACCACCGGAGCAGACCTCTGAACCAGCAACCGACCCCACCCCACCACCGGAGTAG
- the LOC117125657 gene encoding probable cytochrome c oxidase subunit 5C-1 — MAGHRVAHATLKGPSVVKELIIGMALGLAAGGLWKMHHWNEQRKTRAFYDLLERGEISVIAAEE; from the coding sequence ATGGCAGGACACAGGGTTGCACATGCCACACTTAAAGGGCCTAGCGTTGTGAAGGAGTTAATCATCGGTATGGCACTCGGTTTAGCTGCTGGTGGTCTTTGGAAGATGCACCATTGGAATGAACAGAGGAAAACCAGAGCCTTCTACGACTTGCTTGAGAGAGGTGAGATCAGTGTTATTGCCGCCGAAGAGTAA
- the LOC103858247 gene encoding transcription factor MYB12, which produces MGRAPCCEKVGIKRGRWTAEEDQILSSYIQSNGEGSWRSLPKNAGLKRCGKSCRLRWINYLRSDLKRGNITLEEEELVVKLHSTLGNRWSLIASHLPGRTDNEIKNYWNSHLRRKLHNFIIRKPSISHNVPDVVINAPPRSPRPPTKRRPGRTSRSTMKPKTHHANIRKMKKTSEPPEPEASAAVKAGEETLMMELNGAEAELGPCNYYVTCHEGGACRNNNNNNSIDGDKGVSSFDEDIIDLLLDESAPSHVLTSCGGNAELNHLGDSEEAKRSSEILNQESIDCLQSCPSMESFLNYEHQVNNNAFTDEFIDWDCVWQQGDDNNIFDEKEGSDSMVSWLLDGEDEATIGKSNCENSGEPLDHDEENALVAWLLS; this is translated from the exons ATGGGAAGAGCGCCGTGTTGCGAGAAGGTCGGGATAAAGAGAGGGCGGTGGACGGCGGAGGAAGACCAGATTCTCTCTAGCTACATTCAGTCCAACGGTGAAGGCTCTTGGAGATCTCTCCCCAAAAATGCCG gatTAAAAAGATGTGGAAAAAGCTGTAGATTGAGATGGATAAATTATCTTAGATCAGATCTCAAGCGCGGGAACATAactctagaagaagaagaactcgtTGTTAAATTGCATTCCACATTGGGAAACAG GTGGTCACTAATTGCTAGTCATCTACCAGGGAGAACAGACAACGAAATCAAAAACTATTGGAACTCTCATCTCCGCCGTAAACTCCACAACTTCATCATCAGGAAGCCATCCATCTCTCACAACGTCCCTGATGTAGTCATAAACGCTCCTCCAAGGTCACCGCGTCCGCCTACAAAACGCAGACCAGGGAGAACCAGCAGATCCACCATGAAACCTAAAACACACCACGCAAATATTCGAAAGATGAAGAAAACGTCTGAACCGCCGGAACCAGAAGCCAGCGCAGCGGTTAAAGCAGGAGAAGAAACATTAATGATGGAGTTAAACGGAGCCGAGGCTGAGCTAGGACCATGCAACTACTATGTAACCTGTCACGAAGGAGGAGCTTGTcgcaataataataataataacagcATTGATGGCGATAAAGGAGTTTCATCCTTTGATGAAGACATCATTGATCTTTTGTTGGACGAATCAGCTCCAAGCCACGTGTTGACATCGTGTGGTGGTAATGCAGAGTTGAATCATCTAGGAGACTCTGAAGAAGCCAAAAGGTCTTCGGAGATTTTAAACCAAGAGAGTATCGACTGTCTTCAGTCTTGTCCGTCGATGGAGTCGTTTCTCAACTATGAGCATCAAGTCAACAATAATGCGTTCACGGATGAGTTTATTGATTGGGACTGTGTTTGGCAACAAGGGGATGACAATAACATTTTCGATGAGAAAGAGGGTTCTGATTCAATGGTGTCGTGGCTTTTGGACGGTGAAGATGAGGCCACGATCGGGAAAAGTAATTGCGAGAACTCTGGAGAACCACTGGATCATGACGAGGAAAATGCGTTGGTCGCATGGCTTCTCtcttga
- the LOC117132517 gene encoding flowering time control protein FCA-like translates to MQQYDPNWHPQPYPQWGNNEHAAPRFVDFASQPNHFPQQNAQAVSEFQQPLHQKSETASVKTRSDGQKISSRSNAIHEDQNTEECDWSEHTCPDGNKYYFHCVTCESTWEKPEEYSMFERWFDEQIRLQDQNIAKSQDAIKNTQQDESTLLEQTTKLQQQSLSTADQENNSVYPVVTRVSGC, encoded by the exons ATGCAACAATACGACCCAAATTGGCACCCACAACCATATCCCCAATGGGGAAACAATGAACATGCAGCTCCTAGATTCGTTGATTTCGCTTCTCAGCCAAATCACTTCCCGCAGCAAAATGCTCAAGCAGTATCCGAGTTTCAACAACCGCTGCATCAGAAATCTGAGACTGCCAGCGTGAAG ACTAGAAGCGATGGTCAGAAGATTTCTAGTCGTTCAAATGCCATCCATGAAGATCAAAATACAGAAGAATGTGACTGGAGTGAGCACACTTGTCCTGATGGGAACAAGTATTATTTCCATTGTGTCACTTGTGAAAGCACG TGGGAGAAACCAGAGGAGTACTCCATGTTTGAGAGATGGTTCGACGAGCAAATAAGGCTACAAGATCAAAATATTGCCAAGAGCCAAGATGCAATAAAAAACACCCAGCAAGATGAGTCTACTCTATTGGAACAGACTACTAAACTCCAACAACAATCCTTATCCACAGCG GATCAGGAGAACAATTCAGTATATCCGGTAGTAACAAGAGTGAGTGGCTGTTGA
- the LOC103858244 gene encoding uncharacterized protein LOC103858244, with product MSMAGGGKWLIEAEQLVVKPFRLVTTTLLSLLLPLSFLLLSRLSSASFLFSLINSPPQTDSSFVFSILHYTNPAILYVAVSAISVYTLVLGLTTKITASDPNSSIPFSPHVTMAWLTLFLVQISVGLGLEGTSSNGLIIGSERNFLSRLVFFCGLHEVMLLWCRVIVRPVVNSTLISGQHGREETVVERVALAVSCGTLWWWKLRDEIEALVGVAEAKRALLLLLLPTDGNANVSLDVGTIDFVNWWLYYMVVMIGMVRIVKGCLWFGMILLFEQGSRRNPRRNANDPPVSTASSVYYDDEGDTKV from the coding sequence ATGAGTATGGCCGGCGGGGGAAAGTGGCTGATAGAGGCAGAACAGCTGGTGGTTAAGCCTTTCCGGCTAGTAACAACAACACTCCTCAGCCTCCTCCTTCCTCTCTCTTTCCTTCTCCTTAGCCGTCTCTCTTCAGCTTCCTTCCTCTTCTCATTGATCAATTCTCCTCCGCAAACGGATTCATCTTTCGTCTTCTCTATCCTTCATTACACGAATCCGGCCATATTATACGTGGCCGTTTCGGCAATAAGCGTTTACACTCTAGTTCTTGGTCTGACCACCAAGATCACAGCCTCAGATCCCAACAGCTCGATTCCCTTTTCTCCACATGTCACCATGGCGTGGCTCACGCTCTTCCTTGTTCAAATCTCCGTCGGTTTAGGCCTGGAAGGAACGAGTTCCAACGGCTTAATCATCGGAAGTGAACGTAACTTCTTGAGCAGGCTAGTGTTTTTCTGTGGTCTTCACGAGGTAATGCTTCTGTGGTGTAGGGTGATCGTGAGACCGGTGGTGAACAGCACGTTGATCTCCGGTCAACACGGGAGAGAAGAGACGGTGGTGGAGAGAGTGGCTTTGGCCGTGAGCTGTGGGACGTTGTGGTGGTGGAAGCTTCGGGATGAAATAGAGGCTTTGGTTGGTGTGGCAGAGGCTAAAAGAGCattgttgttgttattattaCCAACCGATGGTAATGCTAACGTTAGTTTGGATGTGGGAACAATTGATTTTGTGAACTGGTGGTTATACTATATGGTTGTGATGATTGGTATGGTTAGGATCGTTAAAGGGTgtttgtggtttggaatgattTTGCTTTTCGAACAAGGTAGTAGAAGAAATCCACGTCGAAATGCCAATGATCCTCCTGTTTCTACAGCTTCTTCAGTTTATTATGACGATGAAGGTGACACTAAAGTGTAA
- the LOC103849434 gene encoding peptidyl-prolyl cis-trans isomerase CYP21-3, mitochondrial has product MAKIKPQALLQQSKKKKGPAPISITSIVIYTLAVLLVVFVLFSAYKRWTLRSEIPTHNGRSLLQDPAFPGVKKNTNLPWFATLDTGKGSVTIQLFKDAAPNVVDEFINLSQDGYFKGFSFSRVVKHAVIQAGHSAQFDAVKDWALQRNNLHTSLKQEEYMVGTPKAKNEQGGFEFFIVSSQITDLNEKLTVFGRVVKGQDVVKEIEEVEIDEHYQPKAPIEIMSVTLLQDM; this is encoded by the exons ATGGCGAAGATCAAGCCTCAAGCTCTATTGCAGCaaagcaagaagaagaaaggaccTGCTCCTATTAGCATAACCAGCATCGTGATTTACACCTTGGCCGTGCTTTTGGTCGTCTTCGTCCTCTTCTCCGCCTACAAACGTTGGACCCTCAG ATCTGAGATCCCAACCCACAATGGTAGATCACTTCTTCAG GATCCAGCCTTCCCTGGAGTGAAGAAGAATACTAATCTCCCATGGTTTGCT ACCTTGGATACTGGCAAAGGTTCAGTGACCATTCAACTATTCAAGGATGCTGCTCCCAACGTTGTTGACGAATTCATCAACTTATC TCAAGATGGGTATTTCAAAGGTTTCTCATTCAGTAGAGTTGTAAAGCATGCTGTGATTCAAGCTGGCCACTCTGCTCAGTTCGATGCTGTCAAAGATTGGGCTCTCCAAAGGAATAATCTTCATACCAG TTtaaaacaagaagaatacaTGGTGGGAACCCCTAAAGCTAAAAACGAGCAAGGAGGATTTGAGTTTTTCATTGTATCTTCTCAGATCACAGACCTCAATGAGAAATTGACAGTCTTTGGTCGAGTTGTGAAGGGACAAGACGTTGTTAAGGAGATCGAGGAGGTTGAGATAGATGAGCATTATCAACCAAAAGCACCAATCGAGATCATGTCCGTCACTTTGCTTCAAGACATGTGA
- the LOC103860073 gene encoding LOW QUALITY PROTEIN: DEAD-box ATP-dependent RNA helicase 24 (The sequence of the model RefSeq protein was modified relative to this genomic sequence to represent the inferred CDS: inserted 1 base in 1 codon): protein MSIRNSTRFRGGDNSEDADVDNIDFTENEEDEEDDVDNGASASANDEIDPLDAFMEGIHEEMKAAPPPKPKEKVERYKDDEDDDHVVSFLKAKKDLGLTLAADALNAGYNSDEEVYAAAKAVDAGMLEYDSDDNPIVVDKRKIEPIQALDHSSIDYEPINKDFYEEVESISRMSEQEALDYRKSLGIRVSGFDVPKAVKTFEDCVFSTQIMSAIKKQAYEKPTTIQCQALAVVLSGRDVIGIAKTGSGKTAAFVLPMIVHIMDQPELQREEGPIGVICAPTRELAHQIFLEAKKFSKAYGLRVSAVYGGMGKHEQLKELKAGCEIVVATPGRLIDMLKMKALTMMRASYLVLDEADRMFDLGFEPQVRSIVGQIRPDRQTLLFSATMPWKVEKLAREILSDPIRVTVGEAGMANEDITQVVNVIPSDADKLPWLLEKLPGMIDEGDVLVFASKKATVDEIEAQLTLNGFKVAALHGDKDQASRMETLQKFKSGIYHVLVATDVAARGLDIKSLKTVVNYDTAKDMDMHVHRIGRTGRAGDKDGVAYTLVTQREARFAGELINSLVAAGQNVPQELMDLAMKDGRFKSKRDGRKGGGKKGGGRGGGNRGVRGVDFGLGIGFNSESSGTSSQAAPSRXGVINSVRTGVMAQFKNSFVAATPSNQAYPNKRPALTGFVSGGAIGGDMGRAQTQTPPVATSHHSSQKNTQSSEDRPRERKRRSGWDS, encoded by the exons ATGTCTATTCGGAACTCTACGAGGTTTCGCGGCGGAGATAACTCAGAAGACGCCGATGTAGATAACATTGATTTTACAGAAAAcgaagaggatgaagaagacgaCGTTGACAACGGCGCCTCTGCATCTGCTAACGACGAGATCGATCCACTAGACGCATTCATGGAGGGAATCCACGAGGAGATGAAGGCTGCTCCACCTCCCAAGCCAAAGGAGAAAGTGGAGAGGTACAAGGACGACGAAGACGACGATCATGTCGTGAGTTTCCTCAAGGCCAAGAAGGATTTGGGGCTCACGCTAGCTGCGGACGCGCTTAACGCTGGTTACAACTCCGACGAGGAGGTGTATGCTGCAGCTAAGGCAGTAGATGCTGGGATGCTGGAGTACGATTCCGATGATAATCCGATTGTTGTGGATAAAAGGAAGATCGAGCCGATTCAAGCGCTTGATCATAGTTCAATTGATTACGAACCGATCAATAAGGACTTCTACGAGGAGGTTGAATCAATATCCA GGATGAGTGAACAAGAAGCTTTGGATTATCGTAAGAGTTTGGGGATTCGTGTGTCCGGATTTGATGTTCCTAAGGCAGTAAAGACCTTTGAGGATTGTGTTTTTTCCACACAGATCATGAGTGCTATCAAGAAACAAGCTTATGAGAAACCCACTACCATACAGTGTCAAGCTTTAGCGGTTGTGCTCTCTGGTCGAGATGTTATTGGCATAGCCAAAACTGGTTCAGGGAAGACCGCAGCTTTTGTTCTTCCCATGATTGTTCATATTATGGACCAGCCGGAGCTTCAGAGAGAAGAAGGTCCTATTGGTGTCATATGTGCCCCAACCAGAGAGCTGGCGCATCAGATATTCTTGGAAGCGAAGAAATTCTCGAAAGCGTATGGCTTACGAGTCTCAGCTGTGTACGGTGGAATGGGGAAACATGAGCAGTTGAAAGAACTCAAGGCGGGATGCGAGATAGTTGTTGCTACTCCTGGAAGGTTGATAGATATGCTGAAGATGAAGGCTTTGACAATGATGAGAGCCTCGTATCTGGTTCTTGACGAGGCTGATCGGATGTTTGACCTTGGTTTTGAGCCGCAAGTGAGGTCTATCGTTGGCCAGATTCGTCCAGATCGCCAGACTTTACTGTTTTCAGCCACTATGCCTTGGAAAGTTGAAAAGTTAGCTAGGGAGATCCTTTCGGATCCCATTAGAGTCACTGTTGGTGAAGCTGGGATGGCTAATGAAGATATTACACAGGTTGTCAATGTGATACCATCAGATGCTGACAAACTTCCTTGGCTACTTGAGAAGCTACCTGGAATGATTGATGAAGGTGATGTATTGGTTTTCGCTTCTAAAAAGGCCACGGTTGATGAGATCGAAGCGCAGCTGACTCTGAACGGTTTTAAAGTTGCTGCCCTTCACGGTGATAAAGACCAAGCATCACGAATGGAAACGTTGCAGAAGTTCAAATCTGGAATCTACCATGTGCTAGTTGCCACCGATGTTGCTGCCCGAGGTCTCGACATTAAATCGCTTAAGACAGTGGTTAACTACGACACTGCTAAAGACATGGACATGCATGTACATCGTATTGGTAGAACAGGTCGTGCTGGTGACAAAGATGGGGTTGCCTACACACTTGTTACGCAGAGAGAGGCTAGATTTGCTGGTGAACTGATTAACAGTCTGGTTGCTGCTGGTCAGAATGTGCCTCAAGAACTCATGGATCTCGCCATGAAG GATGGACGATTCAAGTCCAAGCGTGACGGAAGAAAAGGAG GTGGGAAGAAAGGTGGAGGACGAGGTGGTGGAAATAGAGGAGTACGAGGAGTTGATTTTGGTCTTGGTATTGGATTTAACTCGGAATCAAGTGGGACATCGTCTCAAGCTGCACCAAGTA AAGGGGTGATCAATTCTGTGAGAACCGGAGTAATGGCCCAATTCAAGAATAGCTTTGTGGCTGCTACGCCATCAAACCAAGCTTATCCGAACAAGAGACCCGCCCTAACGGGATTTGTCTCAGGTGGGGCCATTGGTGGGGACATGGGTAGAGCTCAAACTCAAACTCCCCCAGTAGCAACTAGTCATCACTCGAGTCAAAAGAATACACAGAG TTCTGAAGATCGGCCAAGAGAGAGGAAAAGGAGATCTGGTTGGGATAGTTGA
- the LOC103858246 gene encoding ribosomal RNA small subunit methyltransferase produces MAGGKIRKEKAKAPSNHYQGGISFHKSKGQHILKNPPLVDSIVQKAGIKSTDVILEIGPGTGNLTKKLLEAGKEVIAVELDSRMVLELQRRFQGTPYSNRLKVIQGDVLKTELPRFDICVANIPYQISSPLTFKLLFHPTSFRCAVIMYQREFAMRLVAQPGDNLYCRLSVNTQLYARVSHLLKVGKNNFRPPPKVDSSVVRIEPRKPQPQVNKKEWDGFLRVCFIRKNKTLGSIFRQKSVLLMLEKNFKTLQAVLASLNGSTGEAAGMDLGDQSMGMEDDDNEMDDDGDVEMDEGQGGEFKEKVMNVLKEGGFEEKRSSKLSQQDFLYLLSLFNKSGIHFS; encoded by the exons ATGGCGGGAGGCAAGATAAGGAAGGAGAAGGCCAAGGCACCATCAAACCATTACCAAGGAGGAATCTCCTTCCACAAATCGAAAGGACAGCATATCCTCAAGAACCCTCCCCTCGTTGACTCTATCGTTCAGAAAGCTGGTATCAAGAGCACCGATGTGATCCTCGAGATCGGTCCAGGTACTGGTAACTTGACGAAGAAGCTTCTAGAAGCTGGTAAAGAAGTCATCGCTGTCGAACTCGATTCTCGTATGGTTCTCGAGCTTCAACGCCGTTTCCAAGGAACTCCTTATTCCAACCGCTTGAAG GTAATCCAAGGCGATGTGTTAAAGACGGAGCTTCCTCGGTTTGACATATGTGTGGCTAACATTCCGTATCAGATATCATCTCCTCTCACGTTCAAGCTTCTCTTCCACCCAACAAGCTTCAGGTGCGCTGTGATCATGTATCAGAGAGAGTTCGCCATGAGACTCGTTGCCCAACCTGGAGACAACCTTTACTGTCGTCTCTCAGTCAACACTCAGCTCTATGCAAGAGTCTCCCACCTCCTCAAAGTCGGCAAGAACAACTTCCGACCACCTCCGAAGGTGGATTCTTCTGTTGTTAGGATCGAACCGAGGAAGCCGCAGCCTCAGGTGAACAAGAAGGAGTGGGATGGGTTCTTAAGAGTCTGTTTCATCAGAAAGAACAAAACTTTGGGATCGATTTTCAGGCAGAAGTCTGTTCTTTTGATGCTGGAGAAGAACTTCAAGACTCTTCAGGCGGTACTAGCTTCGTTGAATGGCTCGACCGGAGAAGCTGCGGGTATGGATCTTGGTGACCAGAGCATGGGAATGGAAGATGATGACAACGAAAtggatgatgatggtgatgtgGAGATGGATGAAGGACAAGGAGGAGAGTTTAAGGAGAAGGTTATGAATGTGTTGAAGGAAGGTGGGTTCGAGGAGAAGAGGTCGTCTAAGCTATCACAACAAGACTTTCTGTATCTTCTCTCGTTATTCAACAAGTCGGGCATTCACTTCTCGTAG
- the LOC103858245 gene encoding calvin cycle protein CP12-1, chloroplastic, whose amino-acid sequence MTTVAATGINVATPRLVIRPAARLYAPVRLNYPWKFGSMNRMVMSVKATSEGGMISDKVEKSIQEAKETCADDPVSGECVAAWDEVEELSAAASHARDKKKAGGSDPLEEYCSDNPETDECRTYDN is encoded by the coding sequence ATGACAACAGTAGCCGCAACAGGTATCAACGTCGCGACTCCACGACTGGTCATTCGACCAGCGGCTCGTCTATACGCCCCGGTCCGTTTGAATTACCCGTGGAAATTCGGTTCGATGAACCGGATGGTTATGTCGGTGAAGGCGACATCGGAAGGAGGGATGATATCGGATAAGGTGGAGAAGAGTATTCAGGAAGCGAAGGAGACTTGCGCTGACGATCCTGTGAGCGGAGAGTGTGTGGCGGCGTGGGACGAGGTGGAGGAGCTGAGCGCCGCGGCGAGTCACGCTAGGGACAAGAAGAAAGCTGGTGGATCCGATCCTTTGGAAGAATACTGCAGTGATAATCCTGAGACTGATGAGTGTCGTACTTATGACAACTGA